The Pseudomonadales bacterium genomic interval GTATTCAGCAAATTCAGCGCGCTTATAAATTGATTTATCGCGCCAATATTCACCGTGACGATTTACCCGATGCTCTGCGCTCACTGGCCCAGCAGGGCGGCGAAAGCGCGATTGAGACACTGATTGAAGCACTACAGCAATCTACCCGTGGGCTCGCCTAGCTGTTTGAACAAGCCTATTTTGGCTTTTCACTTTTCTTCGCCCAATTTTCTGCTATATAAAGTTTAGCGCTGTCGTGCTGGCAGGCATTCAGCGTGACTGGGTTCACCCGCATGACCTAGCGGTTGCGCTACATTTTTCACATCATCAACGCTTACGCGACTGCAGCGTCGCCTTGCGTTGCAACATAGCACATCTAGGAGGTGTTATATGTCAGGACATTTTGAAGTGTATAATGATAAGGCCGGTGAGTTTCGTTTTCGCCTCAAGGCCTCAAATGGGCAGAATATTTTGGCCAGTGAGGGTTATAAGGCCAAAGCCAGCTGTATGCATGGTATTGAATCGGTAATGAAGAATAGCTGTGACGATGCCATGTTTGACCGTAAAACCACCGCTGGGGGGAAATTTGCATTTAATCTTAAATC includes:
- a CDS encoding YegP family protein, which encodes MSGHFEVYNDKAGEFRFRLKASNGQNILASEGYKAKASCMHGIESVMKNSCDDAMFDRKTTAGGKFAFNLKSGNHQVIGTSQSYSSESSRDNGIESVKINAPSASISDLTH